A DNA window from Plodia interpunctella isolate USDA-ARS_2022_Savannah chromosome 12, ilPloInte3.2, whole genome shotgun sequence contains the following coding sequences:
- the beta-Spec gene encoding spectrin beta chain isoform X12: MTTDISVSRWDPSIGHGQEIIDEFEYDGGNSSSRLFERSRIKALADERESVQKKTFQKWVNSHLVRVGCRIGDLYVDMRDGKMLIKLLEVLSGERLPRPTKGKMRIHCLENVDKALQFLREQRVHLENMGSHDIVDGNPRLNLGLIWTIILRFQIQDITIEETDNKETKSAKDALLLWCQMKTAGYNNVNVRNFTTSWRDGLAFNAIIHKHRPDLIQFEKLHRSNPIHNLNNAFNVAEDKLGLTKLLDAEDIAVDHPDEKSIITYVVTYYHYFSKLKQETVQGKRIGKVVGIAMENDKMMHEYESLTSDLLQWIEHTIEALGDRTFANSLEGVRQQLIQFANYRTVEKPPKFVEKGNLEVLLFTLQSRMRAANQKPYTPKEGRMIHDINRAWERLEKAEHERELALREELIRQEKLDQLAARFNRKAQMRETWLSENQRLVSQDNFGFDLAAVEAAAKKHEAIETDIFAYEERVQAVVGVCSELQAERYHDMERVCARRDNVLRLWAYLLELLRARRARLELSLQLQQNFQEMLYILDSMEEIKMRLLTDDYGKHLMGVEDLLQKHALVEADINVLGERVKVVVGQSQRFLEQEEGGYRPCDPAITVERIQQLENAYAELVHLAVERRKRLEDSRKLWQFYWDMADEENWIKEKEQIVSVDDIGHDLTTVYLLISKHKALEADVAAHEPQLMSVAAVGDELISQGHFGADRIQERLRDILSQWNHLLDLVSLRKNRLDAAVRYHQLFADADDIDNWMLDTLRLVSSEDTGVDEAQVQSLLKKHKDVTDELKNYANIIQQLKQQASELSPEDASSAEVRDRLAAMDARHGELAELARLRKQRLLDALSLFKLLAEADAADQWIAEKDRMLDTMLPPKDIDDVEIMKHRYDGFDKEMNANASRVAVVNQLARQLIHVEHPQAPAIQERQNRLNQAWTTLRDKAEQKKDELKAAQGVQTFHIECRETVSWIEDKKRILQQTGDLEMDLNGVMTLQRRLSGMERDLAAIQARISSLESEASAIEHTHPEEAQLIRDRIDLITDNWDQLTQMLKERDAKLEEAGDLHRFLRSVDHFQAWLTKTQTDVASEDTPSSLAEAEKLLSQHQTIKEEIDNYKDEYAKMMEYGEKITAEPSTQDDSQYMFLRERLKALREGWAELQQMWENRQQLLAQSLELQLLQRDARQAEVLLAHQELKLAKTEPPQNLEQAENLIKEHEAFLTTMEANDDKINSVVQFANRLVEERHFDADKIQRKAENIEARRNANREKALQQMEKLQDQLQLHQFLQDCDELAEWVQEKNATAQDDTYRSAKTVHSKWTRHQAFEAEIAANKERLFAVQNAAEELMKQKPEFVEVISPKMHELQDQFENLQTTTKDKGERLFDANREVLLHQTCDDIDSWMNELEKQIENTDTGTDLASVNILMQKQQMIETQMAVKARQVTELETQAEYLQKTVPDKMDEIKEKKKGVEQRFEQLKAPLLERQRHLAKKKEAFQFRRDVEDEKLWVHEKMPLANSTDYGNSLFNVQMLQKKNQSLKTETDNHEPRILTVISNGQKLIDEGHEDSPEFQRLIEELTARWRELNDAIEQRKNNLAQWEKAQQYLFDANEAEAWMSEQELYMMVEDRGKDEISAQNLMKKHEILEQAVDDYAQTIRQLGETVRQLTAEEHPLSEQISVKQSQVDKLYAGLKDLAGERRAKLDEALRLFQLSREVDDLEQWITERELVAGSQELGQDYDHVTLLWERFKEFARETQTVGSERVATAERIADQMIAMGHSDNATIAQWKEGLKETWQDLLELIETRTQMLAASRELHKYFHDCKDTLQRVNEKARGVSDELGRDAVSVGALQRKHHTFMQDLSTLQQQVEAVSAECARLGAMYAGERAAEISRREAELREAWRALTAACAARKDKLLDADDLYRFLMQVRNLTLWMDDVVRQMNTGEKPRDVSGVELLMNNHQSLKAEIDTREDTFTACISLGKELLARQHYATSDIKDKLVQLTNQRNALLRRWEERWENLQLILEVYQFARDAAVAEAWLIAQEPYLMSQELGHTIDEVESLIKKHEAFEKSAAAQEDRFSALQRLTTFEVKEMKRRQEAAEAAEREERERLEAEAAAAAAAARDQVDRAEQEQPQEGASPASEDEGVEGTLVRKHEWESAAKRASNRSWDKVYVVAKDGRMSFYKDQKAYKAAPEQPWRGEPPLDLNGAVVEVAANYTKKKHVFRLRLGSGAEWLLQAHDETEMSWWLDALRARAAAPAPRSHTLPAPAPAQTEPKRRSFFTLKKKSVSPFTFLFAP, from the exons ATGACGACCGACATATCGGTGTCCCGCTGGGACCCCTCCATCGGTCATGGTCAGGAGATCATCGACGAGTTCGAGTACGATGGCGGCAACTCGTCTTCGAGGCTATTCGAACGATCGCGCATCAAAGCGCTAGCAG ACGAACGAGAAAGTGTACAGAAGAAAACCTTCCAGAAATGGGTGAATTCACATTTGGTGCGCGTGGGGTGCCGTATCGGGGATTTGTACGTGGACATGAGGGACGGCAAGATGCTGATCAAATTGCTGGAAGTTCTCTCCGGGGAGAGACTA CCCCGGCCGACGAAAGGCAAGATGCGTATCCACTGCCTGGAGAATGTAGACAAAGCACTGCAGTTCCTGCGGGAACAGCGCGTGCACCTTGAGAACATGGGCTCCCACGATATAGTGGACGGCAACCCTAGGCTCAACCTCGGCCTCATCTGGACCATCATCCTCAGGTTCCAG ATTCAAGACATCACGATCGAGGAGACAGACAACAAAGAGACGAAGTCCGCCAAAGACGCCCTGCTGTTATGGTGTCAAATGAAGACGGCAGGTTACAACAACGTGAACGTGCGCAACTTCACGACTTCTTGGCGCGACGGGTTGGCATTCAACGCCATCATACACAAGCACAGACCTGACTTGATCCAGTTCGAGAAACTACACAGAAGCAATCCTATACATAATCTAAATAATGCATTCAATGTGGCTGAAGACAAACTTGGGCTCACCAAGCTTTTGGATGCTGAAG ACATCGCAGTGGACCATCCGGACGAAAAGTCGATCATTACATACGTGGTGACGTACTACCACTACTTCAGCAAGCTGAAGCAGGAGACTGTCCAGGGTAAGAGGATCGGCAAGGTGGTCGGCATCGCCATGGAGAACGACAAGATGATGCATGAGTACGAGTCGTTGACCAG CGACCTGCTGCAATGGATTGAGCATACGATCGAGGCTCTCGGAGACAGGACCTTCGCTAACTCATTGGAAGGTGTCAGGCAGCAGCTTATACAGTTCGCCAACTACCGTACTGTCGAGAAGCCGCCCAA GTTCGTGGAGAAAGGCAACTTGGAAGTGCTCCTCTTCACGCTGCAGTCGCGCATGCGCGCCGCCAACCAGAAGCCCTACACCCCGAAAGAAGGCCGCATGATCCACGACATCAACCGCGCTTGGGAGCGTCTGGAGAAGGCGGAGCACGAGCGGGAGCTGGCGCTGCGAGAGGAGCTCATCCGGCAGGAGAAGCTGGACCAGCTGGCTGCCAG attcAACCGCAAAGCCCAGATGCGCGAGACCTGGCTCTCAGAGAACCAGCGGCTGGTCAGCCAGGACAACTTCGGCTTCGACCTCGCCGCGGTGGAGGCGGCCGCCAAGAAACACGAGGCCATCGAGACCGACATCTTTGCCTACGAGGAGCGCGTGCAAGCCGTTGTGGGCGTCTGCTCAGAGCTGCAAGCTGAGAG GTATCACGACATGGAGCGCGTGTGCGCCCGGCGCGACAACGTGCTGCGGCTGTGGGCCTATCTGCTGGAGctgctgcgcgcgcgccgcgcccGCCTCGAGCTGTCGCTGCAGCTGCAGCAGAACTTCCAG GAAATGCTATACATCCTGGACTCGATGGAGGAGATCAAGATGCGTCTACTGACAGACGACTACGGCAAGCATCTGATGGGCGTCGAGGATCTGCTGCAGAAACACGCGCTTGTCGAGGCTGACATCAATGTGCTCGGAGAGAGGGTCAAG GTGGTTGTTGGCCAATCACAGCGCTTCCTGGAACAAGAAGAGGGCGGCTATCGACCTTGCGACCCCGCCATCACTGTGGAGCGCATCCAACAGCTGGAGAACGCGTACGCCGAACTGGTCCATCTCGCCGTCGAACGCAG GAAGCGGCTGGAAGACAGCCGCAAGTTGTGGCAGTTCTACTGGGACATGGCGGACGAGGAGAACTGGATCAAGGAGAAGGAGCAGATCGTCTCCGTGGACGACATCGGGCATGATCTTACTACTG TGTACTTGCTAATCTCGAAGCACAAGGCGCTGGAAGCGGACGTGGCGGCGCACGAGCCGCAGCTGATGAGCGTGGCCGCGGTGGGCGACGAGCTCATCTCGCAGGGGCACTTCGGAGCTGATAGGATACAG GAGCGTCTCCGCGACATCCTGTCGCAATGGAACCACCTGCTGGACCTGGTGTCGCTGCGCAAGAACCGCCTGGACGCGGCCGTGCGCTACCACCAGCTGTTCGCGGACGCCGACGACATCGACAACTGGATGCTGGACACGCTCAG actaGTGTCCTCAGAAGACACAGGCGTGGACGAAGCCCAAGTTCAGAGCCTGCTGAAGAAACACAAGGATGTGACCGACGAACTCAAGAACTACGCCAACATCATCCAACAACTCAAACAACAg GCCAGCGAGTTAAGTCCAGAAGATGCGTCAAGCGCAGAAGTCCGCGACCGCTTGGCCGCCATGGACGCGCGCCACGGAGAGCTGGCCGAGTTGGCCAGGCTCCGCAAGCAGCGGCTGCTGGACGCTCTGTCGCTGTTCAAACTGTTGGCCGAGGCCGATGCGGCCGACCAATGGATCGCCGAGAAAGACCGAATGCTGGACACCATGCTGCCGCCTAAGGATATCGATGACGTCGAAATCATGAAGCACAG ATACGACGGATTCGATAAGGAGATGAACGCGAACGCATCACGAGTGGCCGTCGTTAACCAGCTGGCCCGGCAGCTGATCCACGTGGAGCACCCGCAGGCGCCCGCCATACAGGAGCGACAGAACAGGCTCAACCAGGCCTGGACCACACTCAGGGACAAG GCGGAACAAAAGAAGGACGAGCTGAAGGCAGCCCAGGGCGTGCAGACGTTCCACATCGAGTGCCGCGAGACTGTCTCCTGGATCGAGGACAAGAAGCGCATCCTGCAACAAACTGGCGACTTGGAGATGGACCTCAACg GTGTTATGACACTCCAGCGCCGCCTATCGGGCATGGAGCGCGACCTAGCGGCCATCCAAGCTCGTATCTCGTCTCTGGAGAGCGAGGCGAGTGCCATCGAACACACGCACCCGGAGGAAGCGCAGCTCATCCGCGACCGCATCGACCTCATCACCGACAACTGGGACCAGCTCACTCAGATG CTCAAAGAACGCGACGCGAAACTGGAAGAAGCAGGGGATTTGCATCGCTTCCTGCGCTCCGTCGACCACTTCCAGGCTTGGCTCACTAAGACACAAACCGACGTGGCTTCAGAAG ACACGCCGTCAAGCCTGGCCGAAGCGGAGAAACTCCTGTCGCAGCACCAGACCATCAAGGAGGAGATCGACAACTACAAGGACGAGTACGCCAAGATGATGGAGTATGGAGAGAAGATCACTGCG GAGCCGTCGACGCAAGACGACTCACAGTACATGTTCCTGCGCGAGCGGCTGAAGGCCCTACGCGAAGGCTGGGCCGAGCTGCAGCAGATGTGGGAGAACCGGCAGCAGCTGCTGGCGCAGAGCTTGGAGCTGCAGCTGCTGCAGCGCGACGCTCGCCAGGCCGAGGTGCTGCTGGCGCACCAGGAGCTCAA ACTGGCAAAGACCGAGCCACCACAAAACTTGGAGCAGGCTGAGAACCTCATCAAAGAACATGAAGCCTTCCTCACGACAATGGAAGCCAACGACGACAAGATCAACTCAGTCGTCCAATTCGCCAACCGTTTGGTCGAGGAACGCCACTTCGATGCCGATAAGATCCAACGTAAGGCTGAAAATATCGAGGCCAGACGCAACGCTAACCGCGAAAAGGCTCTACAACAGATGGAGAAGCTCCAAGACCAGTTGCAGCTTCATCAGTTCTTGCAAGACTGTGATGAGCTCGCAGAGTGGGTTCAAGAAAAGAACGCCACTGCCCAAGACGACACCTACCGCTCGGCGAAGACGGTTCATTCAAAATGGACCCGCCATCAGGCATTCGAAGCAGAAATTGCGGCGAATAAGGAACGCCTATTCGCTGTACAGAACGCCGCTGAAGAATTGATGAAGCAAAAACCGGAATTCGTTGAAGTTATTTCCCCCAAAATGCACGAATTACAAGACCAATTCGAGAACCTGCAGACTACCACAAAGGACAAAGGCGAGAGATTATTCGATGCTAATCGCGAGGTGCTTTTACACCAGACTTGCGACGATATCGATTCATGGATGAATGAGCTCGAGAAGCAGATCGAGAACACAGACACTGGCACTGATCTAGCATCTGTAAACATTCTTATGCAGAAGCAACAGATGATTGAGACTCAGATGGCCGTCAAAGCCAGGCAAGTGACCGAACTTGAAACCCAAGCGGAGTATTTGCAGAAGACGGTGCCCGACAAGATGGACGAGATAAAGGAGAAGAAGAAGGGTGTGGAGCAGAGATTCGAGCAGCTCAAAGCGCCTTTGTTGGAACGCCAGCGCCATCTGGCTAAGAAGAAGGAAGCCTTCCAGTTCCGCCGTGATGTCGAGGACGAGAAACTGTGGGTCCACGAGAAGATGCCTTTAGCTAACAGCACTGACTACGGCAACTCTCTATTCAATGTGCAGATGTTGCAGAAGAAGAACCAGTCGTTGAAGACGGAGACTGACAACCACGAGCCGAGGATTCTGACCGTCATCTCCAATGGCCAGAAGCTGATTGACGAGGGACATGAGGATTCGCCCGAGTTCCAAAGGCTTATTGAAGAACTTACCGCGAGGTGGCGAGAACTtaatg ATGCCATCGAACAACGCAAGAACAACTTGGCCCAATGGGAGAAGGCTCAACAATACCTGTTCGACGCGAACGAAGCGGAAGCCTGGATGAGCGAACAAGAACTATACATGATGGTGGAAGACAGAGGCAAGGACGAGATTTCTGCACAGAACTTGATGAAGAAGCACGAGATTCTGGAGCAGGCTGTCGACGACTATGCCCAGACTATCCGCCAGTTAGGAGAAACCGTCAGGCAGTTGACTGCAGAAGAACATCCTTTgag CGAACAAATCTCCGTGAAGCAATCCCAAGTGGACAAACTGTACGCCGGCCTCAAGGACCTGGCCGGCGAGCGGCGCGCGAAGCTGGACGAGGCCCTGCGGCTGTTCCAGCTGTCGCGCGAGGTCGACGACCTCGAGCAGTGGATCACTGAGCGGGAACTCGTCGCCGGCTCTCAGGAGTTGGGCCAGGATTATGACCACGTCACT CTGCTATGGGAAAGGTTCAAGGAGTTTGCTCGAGAAACTCAAACTGTGGGGTCCGAACGTGTTGCCACAGCAGAGCGGATCGCGGACCAGATGATCGCTATGGGCCACTCGGACAACGCAACCATCGCGCAGTGGAAGGAGGGGCTCAAGGAGACCTGGCAGGACCTGCTGGAGCTCATCGAGACCAGGACTCAG atgttGGCCGCTTCCCGCGAGCTCCACAAGTACTTCCACGACTGCAAGGACACCCTGCAGCGTGTGAACGAGAAGGCGAGAGGCGTCAGCGACGAACTCGGACGCGACGCCGTCAGCGTCGGCGCACTGCAGCGGAAACACCACACATTCATGCag GATTTGAGCACTCTCCAACAACAAGTGGAGGCCGTAAGCGCAGAATGCGCCCGCCTGGGGGCTATGTACGCGGGCGAGCGTGCGGCCGAGATCTCCCGAAGAGAGGCGGAACTACGCGAAGCGTGGCGGGCGCTCACCGCCGCCTGCGCAGCCAGGAAGGACAAGCTGCTGGACGCCGACGACCTCTACAGGTTCTTGATGCAAGTCAGGAATCTCACGCTATGGATGGACGACGTTGTGAGGCAGATGAACACTGGGGAGAAACCGAG AGATGTGAGCGGCGTAGAACTGCTAATGAACAACCACCAATCCCTCAAAGCCGAGATCGACACTCGCGAAGACACCTTCACAGCTTGTATCTCATTAGGGAAGGAGCTGTTAGCACGTCAACATTATGCTACGTCCGATATCAAGGATAAGCTGGTGCAGCTTACCAACCAGCGCAACGCCTTGCTGAGACGCTGGGAAGAACGCTGGGAGAACTTGCAGCTCA TTTTGGAGGTGTACCAATTCGCCCGCGACGCGGCCGTCGCCGAGGCGTGGCTGATCGCACAGGAGCCATATCTGATGTCGCAAGAACTGGGACACACTATAGACGAGGTGGAGTCCCTCATCAAGAAACACGAGGCTTTCGAGAAGTCCGCCGCTGCGCAAGAGGACCGCTTCAGTGCTCTGCAGAGACTCACCACG TTCGAAGTGAAAGAAATGAAGCGTCGCCAAGAAGCAGCTGAAGCGGCTGAACGCGAAGAGCGCGAGCGGCTGGAAGCGGAGGCGGCGGCCGCTGCAGCCGCTGCGCGGGACCAGGTCGACCGCGCCGAGCAGGAGCAGCCGCAGG